From a region of the Chitinophaga caseinilytica genome:
- a CDS encoding phosphatidylserine decarboxylase family protein, with translation MTIHREGTATIALTFAVLALLNIAVFYFLFDTPVLCYTLLGISIVFFLFIVSFFRIPSREMKFDERQVIAPADGKIVVIEETYEPEYFKDKRLQVSIFMSPANVHVNRNPISGSVKLSQYHAGKYLVAWHPKASTENERHTVVIGNGKTDILVRQIAGALARRIVNYLKPGMDVKQNTEMGFIKFGSRVDLYLPIGTKVNVNLEQIVRGGQTVIAELA, from the coding sequence ATGACGATCCACCGTGAGGGCACCGCTACCATCGCCCTAACATTCGCCGTACTGGCGCTGCTCAACATCGCAGTGTTCTATTTCCTTTTCGATACGCCGGTACTGTGCTATACGCTGCTGGGTATTTCCATCGTGTTTTTCCTGTTCATCGTTTCCTTCTTCCGCATCCCCTCCCGCGAAATGAAATTCGACGAACGGCAGGTGATCGCCCCGGCAGACGGGAAGATCGTCGTGATCGAGGAAACCTACGAACCGGAATATTTTAAAGACAAGCGCCTCCAGGTGTCGATCTTCATGAGCCCGGCCAACGTGCACGTGAACCGCAACCCCATCAGCGGCAGCGTGAAACTCAGCCAATACCACGCCGGCAAATACCTCGTGGCCTGGCACCCGAAAGCCTCAACGGAGAACGAACGCCATACGGTCGTGATCGGCAACGGCAAAACCGACATCCTCGTGCGCCAGATCGCCGGCGCCCTCGCACGCCGCATCGTCAATTACCTGAAACCCGGTATGGACGTGAAGCAGAACACCGAAATGGGATTCATTAAATTCGGCTCCCGGGTAGACCTGTACCTGCCCATCGGCACCAAAGTGAACGTGAACCTCGAACAAATCGTTCGCGGCGGCCAAACCGTGATCGCTGAATTAGCATGA
- the dusB gene encoding tRNA dihydrouridine synthase DusB, which produces MVKIGDIELGEFPLLLAPMEDVSDPPFRAVCKREGADLMYSEFISSEGLIRDAIKSRMKLDIFDFERPVGIQIFGGDEEPMAMAAQIVEAANPDLLDINFGCPVKKVTCKGAGAGILKDIPKMVRLTEAVVKATRLPVTVKTRLGWDDDTKNIEEVAERLQDVGIKALTIHGRTRTQMYKGHADWTLIGKVKNNPRINIPIFGNGDICTPEQAVAAREKYGVDGVMIGRAAIGYPWIFNEIKHFIRTGQHLPPPTVSERVDVCKEHLRRSIQWKGEVVGILEMRRHYTNYLKGLPHIKEFRAQLVTCTTAPKIEEVLDAVAYQYKDHIFERTMAPMAGIEATANHPERELSCEVPD; this is translated from the coding sequence ATGGTGAAAATTGGAGATATAGAACTGGGTGAGTTTCCGCTTTTGCTGGCCCCCATGGAAGATGTGAGCGATCCGCCGTTCCGTGCGGTATGCAAGCGCGAGGGGGCAGACCTGATGTATTCCGAATTCATTTCCTCGGAAGGCCTCATCCGCGACGCCATCAAGAGCCGGATGAAGCTGGATATTTTCGATTTCGAGCGCCCCGTCGGCATCCAGATCTTCGGGGGAGACGAAGAGCCCATGGCCATGGCCGCCCAGATCGTGGAAGCCGCCAACCCCGACCTGCTCGACATCAATTTCGGCTGCCCAGTGAAGAAAGTCACCTGTAAAGGCGCCGGCGCCGGTATTCTGAAGGATATTCCCAAGATGGTCCGCCTCACCGAAGCCGTCGTAAAGGCCACCAGGCTCCCCGTTACCGTCAAAACCCGCCTTGGGTGGGACGATGATACCAAAAACATCGAGGAAGTGGCGGAAAGGCTGCAAGACGTGGGCATCAAGGCGCTCACCATCCACGGCCGCACCCGTACGCAGATGTACAAGGGCCATGCAGACTGGACGCTCATCGGCAAAGTCAAGAACAATCCCCGCATTAACATTCCCATCTTCGGCAACGGAGACATCTGCACGCCCGAGCAGGCGGTGGCGGCGAGGGAAAAATATGGGGTAGACGGGGTGATGATCGGCCGCGCGGCCATCGGGTACCCCTGGATTTTCAATGAGATCAAGCACTTCATCCGTACCGGCCAGCACCTGCCGCCGCCCACGGTTTCCGAGCGGGTAGACGTGTGCAAGGAACACCTCCGCCGGTCGATCCAATGGAAAGGGGAAGTGGTCGGCATCCTCGAAATGAGACGGCATTACACGAATTACCTGAAAGGACTGCCGCACATCAAAGAATTCCGTGCACAATTAGTAACTTGCACTACGGCCCCTAAGATCGAGGAGGTCCTGGATGCCGTAGCATATCAGTACAAAGATCATATATTTGAGAGGACGATGGCCCCAATGGCTGGCATAGAAGCAACAGCGAATCATCCGGAGAGAGAACTGAGTTGTGAAGTTCCGGACTGA
- a CDS encoding phosphatidate cytidylyltransferase, with product MKTFITRTITALFFVAIMLGGILWSGLSFFTLFFIINFFALREYASLVRHIDPDYTEISPWHRNGVLVAGCALYMSIAGDRFGYDGFSLGEIGWVLTFIFLLVMPLGEILMGKNFSLKTIGYSLLGLLYVTVPFGMLVDMSFSHDVVPGFGQQYVWLYPLTLICAIWINDTMAYIVGSLIGKTPFAPAISPKKTIEGTVGGMILAVAAAGVFGHFWGYQWMPLQHWIAFAAIAAVFGTAGDLLESRLKRLAGVKDSGSIMPGHGGFLDRFDSLLVAAPIAWIYMRLFF from the coding sequence ATGAAGACTTTCATTACGCGGACCATCACCGCCCTGTTTTTCGTGGCCATCATGCTGGGAGGCATTTTATGGTCGGGACTATCCTTTTTTACCCTGTTTTTCATCATCAATTTCTTTGCGCTGCGCGAATATGCGAGCCTGGTGCGCCATATCGATCCCGACTACACGGAAATTTCGCCCTGGCACCGCAATGGCGTGCTGGTGGCGGGATGCGCATTGTATATGTCTATTGCCGGCGACCGGTTCGGGTACGACGGGTTTTCGCTGGGCGAGATCGGCTGGGTGTTGACGTTTATTTTTCTGCTGGTGATGCCGCTGGGGGAAATCCTCATGGGCAAGAATTTTTCGCTGAAAACGATCGGTTATTCGCTGCTGGGGCTGTTGTACGTGACCGTCCCCTTCGGGATGCTGGTGGATATGAGCTTTTCACATGACGTTGTGCCCGGCTTCGGCCAGCAGTACGTATGGCTGTATCCGCTCACCCTGATCTGCGCCATCTGGATCAACGATACCATGGCTTACATCGTAGGCTCCCTCATCGGGAAAACCCCCTTCGCCCCGGCCATTTCGCCGAAAAAGACGATCGAGGGGACCGTTGGCGGGATGATCCTCGCGGTAGCGGCAGCCGGCGTGTTCGGTCATTTCTGGGGGTATCAGTGGATGCCGCTGCAACACTGGATCGCCTTCGCGGCTATCGCGGCGGTCTTCGGGACGGCGGGCGATCTGCTGGAATCGCGGCTCAAAAGGCTGGCGGGCGTAAAAGATTCGGGGAGCATCATGCCGGGGCACGGCGGGTTCCTCGACCGGTTCGATTCCCTGCTCGTGGCCGCCCCCATCGCCTGGATCTACATGCGGCTCTTCTTCTGA
- a CDS encoding putative signal transducing protein: MEKDWVKVYASNIAYESEIIRGMLDENGIEAVIVPRQDSSFVTMLPGMDEVYVHVSNEAQAKQLIAESRPEPGKTE; encoded by the coding sequence ATGGAAAAAGACTGGGTAAAAGTGTACGCAAGCAACATCGCCTACGAATCCGAGATCATCCGCGGCATGCTCGACGAAAACGGGATCGAAGCCGTGATCGTCCCCCGGCAGGATTCATCTTTCGTTACCATGCTTCCGGGGATGGACGAAGTATATGTGCACGTCTCCAACGAGGCGCAGGCCAAACAGCTCATCGCAGAAAGCCGCCCCGAGCCCGGGAAAACGGAATAA
- a CDS encoding CPBP family intramembrane glutamic endopeptidase → MMDFIRKASPFGQLAILLGLMSVCYMAYGIIFLEVFPAISGGYTMLQAQDPAVIKIPSVAAALRISQFFYTFIVFLVPGALFALAMDRPAQYLGINRGLPFLQLVLSLLILLCSLQLVGASVEWNKLIGFSQKFEEMEKLAERQTKALLVMPDGWTMVRNLFLMALLPAIGEEVFFRGCLQTIVQRLVRNGWVAVLITAVIFSAVHLQFITFLPRVVLGFAIGAVFLVSGNLWLAIAAHFLNNGMQVVLFYLYQNKLISKDPSADETVPVYLAVFSAVITGLLIWRLQQRAKQAGYNWKTALAGPKN, encoded by the coding sequence ATGATGGACTTTATACGGAAGGCGTCCCCGTTCGGACAACTGGCGATTTTATTGGGATTGATGTCTGTCTGCTACATGGCGTACGGTATCATCTTCCTGGAAGTATTCCCGGCTATCAGCGGGGGCTATACGATGTTGCAGGCGCAAGACCCTGCCGTCATCAAAATCCCTTCCGTCGCCGCCGCCCTTCGTATATCGCAATTCTTTTATACGTTTATCGTGTTCCTCGTGCCCGGCGCCCTTTTCGCCCTGGCCATGGACCGGCCGGCACAATACCTCGGCATCAACCGCGGGCTTCCCTTCCTCCAGCTGGTGCTTTCCCTGCTCATCCTGCTTTGCTCCCTGCAACTGGTAGGCGCATCCGTGGAATGGAACAAACTGATCGGCTTTTCGCAGAAATTCGAGGAAATGGAAAAGCTGGCCGAGCGGCAGACCAAAGCCCTGCTCGTAATGCCCGATGGCTGGACGATGGTCCGCAACCTCTTCCTCATGGCCCTGTTGCCTGCCATCGGCGAAGAAGTGTTCTTCCGCGGATGCCTGCAAACGATCGTTCAGCGGCTGGTGCGGAACGGCTGGGTGGCGGTGTTGATCACGGCGGTCATCTTTTCGGCCGTTCACCTGCAGTTTATCACTTTCCTGCCCCGTGTAGTGCTGGGCTTCGCGATCGGCGCGGTGTTCCTCGTATCGGGGAACCTCTGGCTGGCCATCGCGGCGCATTTTCTCAACAACGGCATGCAGGTAGTATTGTTTTATCTTTACCAGAACAAACTCATCAGCAAAGACCCTTCCGCCGACGAAACAGTGCCCGTATACCTCGCCGTTTTCAGCGCCGTCATCACGGGGCTCCTCATTTGGAGGCTCCAGCAGCGCGCGAAACAGGCCGGGTACAACTGGAAAACGGCATTGGCGGGACCAAAAAACTAA